One genomic region from Sulfuriflexus mobilis encodes:
- a CDS encoding chemotaxis protein CheW — protein sequence MNTRTEADKKLIGLVEPNEVLTDYLNALLGEVETREALEPATEVVTETIAEPLLPEPEIAEAEHHIPEQLEVNSGTDGQLATRVEAPSAKADFQILLFHVAGITLAVPLDKLDGILEWNEEVTPMPNRSPWFLGLLPERGNQIKIIDTAMLVVPEKFRVNHRREDMQKIILIGDGQWGLACDGVSEVVTLSHDQVRWRGEGGTRPWLAGTVVEQMCALLDIEQFVELLSSEKLEPAS from the coding sequence ATGAATACACGCACAGAGGCCGATAAAAAGCTTATCGGGCTGGTAGAGCCCAACGAGGTATTGACGGATTACCTGAATGCCTTGCTGGGTGAAGTAGAGACCCGGGAGGCCCTCGAACCGGCGACAGAGGTCGTCACTGAAACGATCGCCGAGCCGCTGCTGCCCGAACCTGAGATAGCCGAGGCAGAACACCACATCCCTGAACAGCTTGAGGTGAATAGCGGGACAGATGGGCAGTTAGCGACCCGCGTCGAGGCACCATCGGCTAAGGCTGATTTCCAGATACTGCTCTTTCATGTGGCCGGGATTACCCTGGCGGTACCACTGGATAAACTGGATGGTATTCTGGAGTGGAATGAAGAGGTCACGCCGATGCCCAACCGATCGCCATGGTTTCTTGGCTTGCTGCCTGAACGTGGTAACCAGATCAAGATCATCGACACGGCGATGCTGGTGGTGCCGGAAAAATTTCGGGTTAATCACCGTCGTGAAGATATGCAAAAGATCATCCTCATCGGCGATGGGCAATGGGGGCTGGCCTGTGATGGGGTCTCCGAGGTGGTCACCCTCAGCCATGATCAGGTCCGATGGCGGGGTGAGGGTGGTACACGTCCCTGGTTGGCGGGCACGGTTGTCGAGCAGATGTGCGCCCTCCTGGATATAGAGCAATTTGTTGAGCTATTGAGTTCGGAAAAACTGGAGCCTGCCAGCTAG
- a CDS encoding flagellar motor protein: MDILSLIGVIVALGAIIGGNILEGGHTRSLVQLTAFVIVMGGTLGAILLQIQMPVFTRAMRMTIWVFLPPKVGSAEAIERIVDWSNTARKEGLLGLESIAESESDTFSSKGLQLLVDGSEPEVIRKIMEVEIDVKEHHDTQAAKVYEGMGGYSPTIGIIGAVMGLIHVMNNLADPSALGPGIAVAFVATIYGVGMANLFFLPMAAKLKAIIHQQTQYREMILEGVISIAEGENPRNIETKLQGYLH, from the coding sequence ATGGATATTCTCAGTCTCATCGGCGTGATAGTTGCTCTCGGTGCCATTATTGGCGGAAATATCCTTGAGGGCGGACATACCCGATCTCTGGTGCAACTCACGGCCTTTGTGATCGTCATGGGCGGTACGCTGGGCGCGATTCTCTTACAAATACAAATGCCGGTGTTTACGCGCGCCATGCGTATGACCATATGGGTGTTTTTACCACCCAAGGTCGGTAGTGCCGAGGCGATTGAGCGCATTGTCGACTGGAGTAATACGGCACGTAAGGAAGGCCTGCTGGGTCTTGAATCCATCGCCGAGTCGGAAAGCGATACCTTCTCCAGCAAGGGTCTGCAATTGCTGGTGGACGGTAGTGAGCCGGAGGTGATCCGTAAGATCATGGAAGTGGAGATTGATGTCAAAGAGCACCATGACACCCAGGCCGCGAAGGTATACGAAGGCATGGGCGGTTATTCGCCGACTATCGGCATCATCGGTGCGGTCATGGGCCTGATCCATGTCATGAACAACCTGGCCGACCCGAGCGCATTGGGTCCGGGGATCGCGGTGGCCTTCGTCGCGACAATTTATGGCGTTGGCATGGCGAACCTGTTTTTTCTGCCCATGGCCGCAAAGCTCAAGGCCATCATTCATCAGCAGACTCAGTATCGTGAAATGATCCTGGAAGGGGTGATCTCGATTGCCGAAGGTGAGAACCCGCGTAATATTGAGACCAAGCTGCAAGGTTACCTGCACTAA
- a CDS encoding protein-glutamate methylesterase/protein-glutamine glutaminase, with the protein MAVRVLVVDDSSFFRRRVTEMLSSDPRIEVIGTAADGAEAVKQAEALKPDVITMDIEMPVMDGITAVRRIMQKMPIPILMFSSLTTDGAKATLDALDAGAADFLPKKFEDISNDRDEARRILCARVRLIGAKGLAKPAATAAAATPIKAAAAPARRPQRGNYDLVAIGTSTGGPVALQDVLTKLPGNFPKPIILIQHMPGSFTPAFAQRLDGLCQIQVKEAADGDQLKPGLALLAPGGMQMLLESRGGAVVVRIKEAEASQTYKPSVDLSFSSAAKVFPGKVLSIILTGMGADGREGARELKQGGSKLWSQDEASCVVYGMPAAVAEAGLSDYVLPLNEIGTSLAQAV; encoded by the coding sequence ATGGCTGTACGCGTTCTGGTTGTGGATGACTCGAGTTTTTTCCGGCGTCGAGTCACGGAAATGTTGTCATCTGATCCCCGTATTGAGGTGATTGGAACGGCTGCCGATGGTGCCGAGGCAGTCAAGCAAGCCGAAGCCTTAAAGCCGGACGTGATTACCATGGATATCGAGATGCCGGTCATGGATGGCATCACGGCGGTGCGACGCATTATGCAAAAAATGCCCATCCCGATCCTGATGTTTTCCTCGCTGACTACCGATGGGGCCAAGGCGACACTTGATGCCCTGGATGCCGGAGCCGCGGATTTTCTGCCGAAAAAGTTTGAAGACATATCCAATGACCGCGATGAGGCCCGACGTATACTTTGCGCGCGAGTGCGTCTTATCGGCGCCAAGGGACTGGCCAAACCAGCGGCGACGGCTGCAGCAGCAACACCGATCAAAGCGGCAGCGGCCCCGGCGCGTCGTCCGCAGCGCGGCAATTATGACCTGGTGGCGATAGGGACCTCGACAGGTGGGCCTGTAGCCCTGCAGGACGTGCTGACAAAATTGCCGGGGAATTTCCCTAAACCGATCATCCTGATCCAACACATGCCGGGCAGCTTTACGCCGGCCTTTGCACAACGTCTTGATGGCCTCTGCCAGATCCAGGTCAAAGAGGCCGCTGACGGCGATCAGCTCAAACCGGGCCTGGCCCTGCTGGCGCCGGGCGGCATGCAAATGCTACTGGAGTCCCGCGGCGGGGCGGTTGTGGTGCGGATCAAGGAGGCCGAGGCCAGCCAGACTTACAAACCGAGCGTTGACCTGAGTTTCAGTTCGGCGGCCAAGGTCTTTCCAGGCAAGGTACTGTCTATCATTCTCACCGGCATGGGCGCCGATGGCCGTGAGGGTGCGCGGGAATTGAAACAGGGCGGCTCGAAGTTATGGTCGCAGGATGAGGCCAGTTGTGTAGTCTATGGCATGCCTGCCGCCGTGGCTGAGGCCGGTTTATCTGATTACGTATTGCCCCTGAACGAGATTGGTACAAGCCTGGCTCAGGCGGTGTAG
- a CDS encoding RNA polymerase sigma factor FliA: MNGLAMYTDNQGLSSEQLIIEHAPLVKRIVYHMMGRLPASVSADDLTQAGMMGLLEASRNYDASQGASFETYAGIRIRGSILDEVRKNDWAPRSVYKKARTISEAVRKVENREGRDARDIEVAEELGLSIGEYNQMLQDASAQRLTSFDEVSGQGEAIINSLVGEHAEPFEGVQKGDFRQALAESIAGLPERERLVMALYYDEELNLREIGEVLGVTESRISQIHSQAILRLRARMTDWVTDG, translated from the coding sequence ATGAACGGACTTGCAATGTATACAGATAACCAGGGACTTTCATCTGAGCAATTGATTATCGAGCATGCGCCGCTGGTCAAGCGCATCGTTTACCACATGATGGGACGATTGCCTGCCAGCGTCTCAGCGGATGATCTGACCCAGGCCGGGATGATGGGTCTGCTGGAGGCCTCGCGTAATTACGATGCCAGCCAAGGTGCCAGTTTTGAAACCTATGCCGGCATTCGTATCCGTGGTTCCATTCTTGATGAGGTGCGCAAAAATGACTGGGCACCACGCTCGGTCTACAAGAAGGCCCGTACGATCTCCGAGGCGGTTCGCAAGGTTGAGAATCGTGAGGGTCGTGATGCCCGTGACATTGAGGTCGCCGAGGAACTGGGGCTCAGCATCGGGGAATACAACCAGATGTTGCAGGATGCCAGCGCCCAGCGCCTGACCAGCTTCGATGAGGTGTCCGGCCAGGGCGAGGCCATCATCAATAGCCTGGTTGGCGAACATGCCGAGCCGTTTGAGGGCGTACAAAAGGGTGACTTTCGTCAGGCACTGGCAGAATCCATTGCCGGCTTGCCGGAGCGTGAGCGTCTGGTGATGGCCCTATACTACGATGAAGAGCTGAATTTACGTGAAATTGGCGAGGTTCTGGGCGTCACTGAGTCGCGTATCAGCCAGATCCACAGCCAGGCCATTCTGCGCCTGCGGGCCAGAATGACCGATTGGGTCACAGACGGCTAA
- a CDS encoding flagellar motor protein MotB translates to MARKQKHEEHENHERWLVSYADFITLLFAFFVVMYSISSVNDGKYRVLSDTLVAAFKDTGRRMDPIQIGTPSKMLNPLSHGVISPRVSERPQAAIQQVQNAAGQSETGSGRPDVTGATAGSTHLQTTPGRGGPQESLDALSEEVQNNMASVIDQSMMTLRRHKDALEIELKSNILFSRGRARLSIPAEKILIRLASTLAKFPNAVQIEGHTDDKFYSSGLYPSNWELSSARAAAVAHLFTEHGMDPELMWAVGYGEYRPKVENLNDEMRGQNRRVVLMIRPNLSGLKKADTAQTDASVLNNASTTADPGAETKAGELNRLSQPMLEKAAGTETEVEELNTESQPMLEKATEPSSETTPLQGTPVEPVIAPIQLPFPVRPAIGGNGQ, encoded by the coding sequence ATGGCCAGAAAACAAAAACATGAGGAGCACGAGAACCACGAGCGTTGGCTGGTGTCTTATGCCGATTTTATAACGCTGTTGTTTGCGTTTTTTGTAGTGATGTATTCCATTTCTTCGGTGAACGACGGCAAGTATCGGGTGCTTTCTGATACCCTGGTAGCGGCCTTCAAAGACACCGGTCGTCGTATGGACCCGATTCAGATCGGTACGCCTTCGAAGATGCTTAACCCATTGAGCCATGGTGTGATCAGCCCGCGAGTCAGTGAAAGACCTCAGGCGGCCATTCAACAGGTGCAGAATGCCGCCGGCCAATCGGAAACCGGCAGTGGTCGGCCGGACGTTACCGGGGCCACTGCCGGTTCAACCCATCTGCAGACCACGCCAGGCAGGGGTGGGCCACAAGAATCACTGGATGCCCTGAGTGAAGAAGTGCAGAACAATATGGCCTCAGTGATTGATCAGAGCATGATGACCCTGCGGCGTCACAAGGATGCGCTGGAGATCGAACTCAAGTCGAATATCCTGTTCTCGCGGGGTCGGGCCCGCCTGTCTATCCCTGCCGAAAAGATTTTGATCCGTCTTGCCTCGACCCTGGCAAAATTTCCCAACGCGGTACAGATCGAAGGGCACACCGATGACAAGTTTTACAGTTCGGGTCTGTACCCGAGTAACTGGGAATTGTCTTCAGCACGTGCTGCCGCTGTTGCCCACTTGTTTACCGAACACGGCATGGACCCGGAGCTGATGTGGGCCGTAGGTTATGGTGAGTATCGTCCGAAGGTAGAGAACCTTAATGATGAAATGCGCGGTCAGAACCGTCGTGTCGTACTCATGATCCGCCCGAACTTGTCGGGCCTTAAAAAGGCCGATACGGCGCAGACCGATGCGAGTGTATTGAATAATGCCTCAACCACAGCGGACCCCGGGGCGGAGACCAAGGCGGGGGAATTGAACCGACTAAGCCAACCGATGCTGGAAAAGGCCGCCGGGACGGAGACCGAGGTCGAGGAGTTGAATACAGAGTCCCAGCCGATGCTGGAAAAGGCCACTGAGCCGTCAAGCGAGACAACACCCCTGCAAGGTACACCGGTCGAGCCGGTGATCGCGCCGATTCAGTTACCCTTCCCCGTACGTCCGGCGATAGGCGGGAACGGGCAATGA
- a CDS encoding ParA family protein — protein MKVWAIANQKGGVGKTTTAVSLAGLLSQAGHRTLLMDADPHGSMSVYFGNDPDTTPGGLYQLFHDFDTLSTQSVRNIILRSNYDNIDIMPASSSMAALDRQMGTRSGMGLVFSKALGLIDEDYDFVLIDCPPLLGILMVNALAVCDELLVPVQTEFLALKGLERIVHTLHMIMQSRNEILHYTVVPTLYDRRTNASRGALEALQEQYPETLWPGVIPVDTQFREASRVGAPLSMMLPESRGALAYSKLLEYLLADNRAVSQSVVNS, from the coding sequence ATGAAGGTCTGGGCCATCGCCAATCAGAAGGGTGGGGTAGGCAAGACCACCACCGCGGTGAGCCTGGCCGGGCTCCTGTCGCAGGCTGGCCACCGTACCCTGCTCATGGATGCCGACCCGCACGGTTCGATGAGTGTGTATTTCGGCAATGACCCGGATACCACCCCGGGCGGCCTGTATCAGCTGTTTCATGACTTTGACACCTTAAGTACACAGTCTGTGCGCAATATTATTTTGCGCAGTAATTATGACAATATCGATATTATGCCCGCCTCCAGTTCGATGGCCGCACTGGATCGACAAATGGGTACGCGTAGTGGCATGGGACTGGTATTCAGCAAGGCCCTGGGCCTGATCGATGAAGATTATGATTTTGTCTTGATCGATTGTCCGCCCTTGCTGGGTATCCTGATGGTGAATGCGCTGGCCGTTTGTGATGAACTGCTGGTGCCGGTACAAACTGAATTCCTTGCCCTTAAGGGGCTTGAGCGTATTGTGCATACCCTGCATATGATCATGCAGTCACGTAATGAGATTTTGCATTACACTGTGGTGCCGACACTGTATGACCGACGGACCAATGCCTCGCGTGGGGCGCTGGAGGCCTTGCAGGAACAATACCCGGAAACACTGTGGCCGGGTGTGATCCCGGTGGATACCCAGTTCCGTGAGGCCAGTCGCGTCGGCGCGCCGTTGTCGATGATGCTACCGGAATCACGTGGTGCGCTGGCCTACAGCAAGCTGCTGGAATACCTGCTTGCAGACAACCGCGCCGTTTCACAGTCGGTGGTGAACTCATGA
- a CDS encoding protein phosphatase CheZ, whose product MEEQNEQKELSEFYLSKVQSLLSEVEAGNTQAADRIIEELARERDKNMFQEIGKLTRELHEALNGFRLDAELTELAGKDIPDARERLQYVITMTEQSANKTLNAVEESIPLCDQLEARSKDVHDRWQRFMRREMEPDEFREMCKEIDDVLEKQHEGSAQLKSALTEILMAQDFQDITGQIISRVITLVSDLENSLVKLIKESGALLADGEAIEQSKSGRDSLDGPQVPGLVSEGAVSGQDEVDDLLSSLGF is encoded by the coding sequence ATGGAAGAACAGAACGAACAAAAAGAACTGAGCGAATTTTATCTGAGCAAGGTGCAGTCTCTACTTAGTGAAGTCGAAGCGGGAAATACCCAGGCGGCGGACCGGATTATTGAGGAATTGGCACGTGAGCGTGATAAGAACATGTTTCAGGAAATCGGTAAACTCACCCGCGAGTTACACGAGGCCCTGAACGGTTTTCGCCTTGATGCAGAGCTAACTGAACTGGCCGGTAAGGACATTCCCGATGCTCGCGAGCGCTTGCAATATGTTATTACGATGACTGAGCAATCGGCCAATAAGACATTGAATGCGGTAGAAGAATCGATTCCGCTTTGTGACCAGCTGGAGGCGCGCAGCAAGGATGTCCATGATCGCTGGCAACGTTTTATGCGTCGGGAGATGGAACCTGATGAGTTTCGTGAGATGTGCAAGGAAATTGATGATGTACTCGAGAAACAGCACGAAGGTTCAGCACAGCTAAAGTCAGCATTGACTGAAATACTGATGGCGCAGGACTTTCAGGATATTACCGGGCAGATCATCAGCCGGGTCATCACGCTGGTATCTGATCTGGAAAACAGTCTCGTCAAACTGATTAAAGAAAGTGGCGCTCTGCTTGCTGACGGTGAGGCTATAGAACAATCCAAGAGTGGTCGCGACAGTCTCGATGGTCCTCAGGTGCCGGGACTTGTCAGCGAAGGGGCGGTATCCGGGCAGGATGAAGTCGATGACCTGCTTTCCAGTCTTGGTTTTTAA
- the flhF gene encoding flagellar biosynthesis protein FlhF, with translation MKIKRFFAKDISGAIRKVREELGADAVILSNTEVSGGIEIVAAIDYDEALFDGLGMQGSQGHSSRSSHPEPEPVLAKATASQSTRQPDGKPTLEVVASPAAESAQRPAVKIEWSQEPTLVEMRREMQSLRGMMENRLTGLAWGEQARSRPQHTRLLRELLNIGLDPALCHELAAEQDEGDDYDYMWRESLGRLAQRLPISDSDILDEGGVIALLGPTGVGKTTSIAKLAARYALRHGSHNVALVTTDSYRIGAHEQLRIYGRILNVPVRIANDGHELHETLASLQDKRLVLIDTAGMSQRDIRLSEQIAVIHEGSPMVRSFLVLSATTQFTALDEAVKVFAAAEPEGCIITKTDEASSLGPVLSVIYKHNLPVAYVADGQRVPEDLRLARAHNLVKQAMELKQDEERMLEQDLLAMAAEGQGTHVHG, from the coding sequence ATGAAAATAAAACGATTCTTTGCCAAAGACATTAGCGGGGCGATCCGCAAGGTGCGTGAAGAACTGGGAGCGGATGCCGTGATCCTCTCCAATACCGAGGTTAGTGGTGGTATTGAGATCGTTGCCGCGATTGACTATGACGAGGCCCTCTTCGATGGCCTGGGTATGCAGGGCAGTCAGGGTCATTCATCTCGTTCTTCCCATCCAGAGCCTGAGCCGGTACTTGCGAAGGCCACGGCCAGCCAATCAACCCGTCAGCCAGATGGCAAACCCACCCTTGAGGTGGTGGCAAGCCCCGCCGCCGAATCGGCGCAGAGGCCGGCCGTGAAGATCGAATGGTCCCAGGAGCCAACCCTGGTAGAGATGCGTCGTGAAATGCAGAGCCTGCGTGGCATGATGGAGAACCGTTTGACCGGCCTGGCCTGGGGCGAGCAGGCCCGCAGTCGACCACAACATACCCGCCTGTTGCGCGAACTTCTCAATATTGGCCTGGACCCGGCACTTTGTCATGAACTGGCCGCCGAGCAGGATGAGGGTGACGATTACGATTATATGTGGCGTGAAAGCCTGGGTCGTCTGGCCCAGCGCCTGCCGATCAGTGATAGCGATATTCTTGATGAGGGCGGGGTGATTGCCCTGCTCGGACCGACCGGTGTCGGCAAGACCACCAGCATTGCCAAACTCGCCGCCCGTTATGCCTTACGCCATGGCAGTCACAACGTGGCCCTGGTAACGACCGACAGTTACCGTATTGGTGCACATGAACAACTGCGTATCTATGGTCGTATCCTCAATGTGCCGGTACGCATTGCCAACGATGGCCATGAACTGCATGAAACCCTGGCCAGCCTGCAAGACAAACGCCTGGTGCTGATCGATACCGCCGGTATGAGTCAGCGCGATATTCGGCTCTCAGAACAGATTGCCGTTATCCATGAGGGTTCGCCGATGGTGCGCAGTTTCCTGGTGCTGTCGGCGACAACACAGTTCACGGCCCTGGACGAGGCGGTGAAGGTGTTTGCCGCGGCAGAGCCGGAGGGTTGCATCATCACCAAGACCGATGAGGCCAGTAGCCTGGGTCCGGTATTGTCCGTGATTTATAAACATAATTTGCCGGTGGCCTACGTCGCCGATGGCCAGCGTGTGCCGGAAGACCTGCGACTGGCCCGTGCGCATAATCTGGTAAAACAGGCGATGGAACTCAAACAGGACGAAGAACGTATGCTCGAACAGGACCTGCTGGCCATGGCCGCGGAAGGACAGGGCACCCATGTACATGGCTGA
- a CDS encoding chemotaxis protein CheA, whose protein sequence is MSFDADDEILQDFLVEAGEILEQLGGQLVDLEQSSGDSDLLNAVFRGFHTIKGGASFLSLEPLVQLCHRAEDVFNALRNGERSVDAQLMDIILPVLDSLNDMFDRLKAGEYPPDADPAQLQALDALLQGDSAPAAAEPVAVSADAADDEFEAILEAAQDKPAAVADTPAATSSDEISDDEFEALLDELHGKGQFSAVPDAPEAKVEAPKPTGDMISDDEFEALLDELHGQKAAPGAKPDAPEVAAAEPAAAKPAEKAPPPEAVAEKPAAKPAAAREAAAPQGETTVRVDTKRLDDIMNLVGELVLVRNRLSTLQSTVENEHVSSAVANLDVVTADLQNAVMKTRMQPIKKVFGRFPRVVRDLARALNKEIVLEMEGEDTDLDKNLVEALADPLVHLVRNAVDHGIEMPDARETAGKSRAGTVLLKASQEGDHIELTIADDGGGMDPDKLRGIAVSKGLMDTDAAGRLSDHECYNLIFAPGFSTKEQISDISGRGVGMDVVKTRIVQLNGSVEIDSKLGEGSSLVIKVPLTLAIMPTLMVVLGEQAFALPLVNVCEIFDLDLSKTNIVDGQQVVVVRDKPLPLYYLSEWLVEGRSRADRKTNGHVVIVGVGTQRVGFVVDELLGQEEVVIKPLGKMIQGTDGLAGATITGDGNIALILDVPGLLKAYARKY, encoded by the coding sequence ATGTCTTTTGATGCCGATGACGAAATTTTACAGGATTTTCTTGTTGAGGCAGGTGAGATCCTGGAGCAGCTCGGTGGTCAGCTAGTCGATCTTGAGCAGAGCAGCGGTGATTCCGATCTGCTGAATGCTGTATTTCGTGGTTTCCATACAATTAAGGGCGGCGCCAGTTTCCTGAGTCTGGAGCCGCTGGTGCAACTCTGTCACCGTGCCGAGGATGTCTTCAATGCCTTGCGTAATGGTGAGCGCAGTGTCGATGCACAACTCATGGACATCATCCTGCCGGTTCTGGACAGCCTTAATGATATGTTTGATCGGCTCAAGGCGGGCGAATATCCCCCGGATGCCGACCCGGCGCAACTACAGGCCCTTGATGCCCTGCTGCAGGGCGATAGCGCCCCGGCAGCAGCGGAACCGGTTGCCGTGTCAGCCGATGCCGCCGATGATGAATTTGAGGCCATACTGGAAGCGGCCCAGGATAAACCGGCTGCCGTTGCCGATACCCCAGCGGCCACTAGCTCAGACGAGATCAGCGATGATGAATTTGAGGCCTTGCTCGACGAACTGCATGGCAAGGGCCAGTTTAGTGCTGTACCAGATGCACCAGAGGCCAAGGTCGAGGCACCGAAGCCCACGGGTGACATGATTAGCGACGATGAGTTTGAGGCCTTGCTCGACGAATTGCATGGACAAAAGGCTGCCCCCGGTGCCAAGCCGGATGCCCCGGAAGTGGCTGCCGCCGAGCCAGCAGCGGCCAAACCTGCAGAGAAGGCCCCGCCACCTGAGGCGGTGGCAGAAAAACCGGCCGCCAAGCCGGCTGCCGCGCGCGAGGCCGCAGCACCGCAAGGCGAAACCACGGTACGTGTCGACACCAAGCGCCTCGATGACATCATGAATCTGGTGGGAGAACTCGTGCTGGTGCGTAATCGTTTGTCGACACTACAGAGTACAGTAGAGAATGAACATGTCTCTTCTGCCGTCGCAAACCTCGATGTGGTGACGGCAGACCTGCAAAATGCGGTAATGAAGACCCGTATGCAGCCTATCAAAAAGGTATTTGGTCGCTTCCCGCGTGTGGTACGTGACCTGGCACGCGCGCTTAATAAAGAGATCGTCCTTGAAATGGAAGGCGAAGACACAGACCTCGACAAGAACCTGGTTGAGGCCCTGGCCGATCCCCTCGTGCATCTGGTACGTAACGCGGTTGACCACGGTATTGAAATGCCGGATGCGCGTGAGACTGCGGGCAAGTCACGTGCCGGCACCGTGTTATTAAAGGCCTCTCAGGAAGGTGATCATATTGAATTGACCATTGCCGATGACGGCGGCGGTATGGACCCGGATAAGCTGCGCGGCATTGCCGTGTCCAAGGGGCTCATGGATACCGATGCCGCCGGGCGTCTGTCAGATCATGAATGTTACAACCTGATCTTCGCCCCCGGCTTTTCGACCAAGGAACAAATCTCGGATATCTCTGGCCGTGGTGTGGGCATGGACGTGGTGAAGACGCGTATTGTGCAGCTAAACGGCTCGGTGGAGATCGACTCCAAGCTGGGTGAGGGTAGCAGCCTGGTTATCAAGGTACCGTTGACCCTGGCGATCATGCCAACACTGATGGTAGTACTGGGCGAACAGGCCTTTGCCTTGCCGCTGGTGAATGTCTGCGAGATCTTTGACCTGGACCTGAGCAAGACCAATATCGTCGATGGCCAGCAGGTTGTGGTCGTCCGCGACAAGCCGTTACCACTTTATTATCTGAGTGAGTGGCTGGTTGAAGGACGTAGTCGGGCCGATCGCAAGACTAATGGCCATGTTGTGATCGTCGGTGTCGGTACCCAGCGTGTTGGTTTTGTTGTCGATGAACTACTGGGTCAGGAAGAAGTAGTGATTAAACCGCTGGGCAAGATGATCCAGGGTACGGATGGGCTGGCCGGTGCAACCATTACCGGTGATGGCAATATCGCACTGATCCTCGATGTGCCGGGCCTGTTAAAAGCCTATGCACGAAAATATTAA
- a CDS encoding MinD/ParA family protein, producing MTQAKPVRVIAVASGKGGVGKTNVSANLGMSMAAMGKQVMLLDADLGLGNVDVMLGVHPVYNLSHVISGERTLEEVIVEGPAGLQIVPAASGIKRMAELKPGEHVGLVRAFSELNNDVEVLIIDTAAGISDSVISLTRAAQEVLVVVCDEPASITDAYALIKVLNQEHGIDKFHVLVNMVHSVQQGHDLFAKMLKVTDKFLDVTLDFIGTVPYDDYLRKAIQRQRAVCDAYPRSRSALAFKKLAQVIDKWPMPGSARGHLEFFVERLIQNKSDQWLVENVS from the coding sequence ATGACGCAAGCGAAGCCTGTGCGGGTGATCGCTGTTGCCAGTGGCAAGGGTGGGGTGGGTAAAACCAATGTCTCTGCCAATCTGGGCATGTCGATGGCGGCGATGGGCAAGCAGGTCATGTTGCTGGATGCTGACTTGGGCCTGGGTAATGTGGATGTCATGCTTGGTGTACACCCTGTATACAATTTGTCGCATGTGATCAGCGGTGAACGGACACTCGAAGAAGTCATTGTCGAAGGCCCGGCTGGTTTACAGATTGTCCCTGCCGCCTCCGGTATCAAACGCATGGCCGAGCTTAAGCCAGGAGAACATGTTGGCCTGGTGCGTGCCTTCAGTGAACTGAATAACGATGTTGAGGTGTTGATTATCGATACCGCAGCCGGGATCTCAGACAGTGTCATCAGTCTGACCCGTGCCGCCCAGGAAGTACTGGTTGTGGTTTGTGATGAACCCGCCTCCATTACCGACGCCTATGCATTAATAAAGGTATTAAACCAGGAACATGGCATCGATAAGTTCCATGTGCTGGTTAACATGGTGCATAGCGTACAACAGGGACATGATTTGTTTGCCAAGATGCTCAAGGTGACCGACAAATTTCTTGATGTCACCCTCGATTTCATAGGCACGGTCCCTTATGACGATTACTTGCGTAAGGCGATTCAGCGTCAGCGCGCGGTGTGTGATGCTTATCCGCGTAGCCGTTCGGCACTGGCCTTCAAGAAACTGGCGCAGGTAATCGATAAATGGCCCATGCCGGGATCGGCACGTGGGCATCTGGAGTTTTTTGTCGAACGGCTGATTCAGAATAAATCTGATCAATGGCTTGTGGAGAATGTGTCATGA
- the cheY gene encoding chemotaxis response regulator CheY yields MDKNMKILVVDDFSTMRRIIKNLLRDLGFNNTSEADDGQTALPMLQSGNFDFLVTDWNMPGMTGIELLKAVRADAKLSSLPVLMVTAEQKREQIVEAAQAGVNGYIVKPFTAEVLREKLNKIFERVDG; encoded by the coding sequence TTGGATAAGAATATGAAGATCCTGGTTGTGGATGATTTTTCGACCATGCGTCGCATCATCAAGAACCTGTTGCGGGATCTCGGTTTTAATAACACCAGCGAGGCCGATGATGGTCAGACTGCGTTGCCCATGCTGCAGTCCGGAAACTTCGATTTTCTGGTGACCGATTGGAATATGCCGGGCATGACCGGTATTGAGTTACTCAAGGCCGTGCGTGCTGATGCCAAGCTGTCTTCCTTGCCGGTATTAATGGTTACCGCCGAGCAAAAGCGTGAGCAGATTGTTGAGGCGGCACAGGCTGGTGTTAATGGTTATATCGTCAAACCGTTCACAGCAGAGGTACTACGCGAAAAGTTGAACAAGATCTTTGAGCGTGTCGACGGCTAG